The following are encoded in a window of Longimicrobium sp. genomic DNA:
- a CDS encoding response regulator encodes MSRILLVEDSPDLAEGLQRNLEMDGYEVSLAMKGAHALALATSDKPDLIVLDLGLPDRDGYSVLEELRTRGATCPVLILSARSLEADKLQGFRLGADDYVTKPFSVMELLARISALLRRARAAAAPAAAPGAAEVPKPAPLADEALRERFGLTARQIAVTRLLGEGYSNAEIAKQLSVSYFTARNHVEQVLSKLGVSTRAAVGSILYGQG; translated from the coding sequence ATGTCCCGCATCCTGCTCGTCGAGGACAGCCCCGACCTGGCCGAGGGGCTGCAGCGAAACCTGGAGATGGACGGCTACGAGGTGTCGCTGGCCATGAAGGGCGCCCACGCCCTGGCCCTGGCCACCAGCGACAAGCCCGACCTGATCGTGCTGGATCTCGGCCTTCCCGACCGCGACGGCTACAGCGTGCTCGAAGAGCTGCGCACCCGCGGCGCCACCTGCCCCGTCCTCATCCTTTCCGCCCGCAGCCTGGAAGCCGACAAGCTCCAAGGCTTTCGCCTGGGCGCCGACGACTACGTCACCAAGCCGTTCAGCGTGATGGAGCTGCTGGCGCGCATCTCGGCGCTGCTGCGCCGCGCGCGTGCCGCCGCCGCCCCGGCCGCCGCACCCGGAGCCGCCGAGGTGCCCAAGCCCGCCCCGCTCGCCGACGAGGCCCTGCGCGAGCGCTTCGGACTGACGGCGCGGCAGATCGCCGTCACCCGGCTGCTGGGCGAAGGCTACAGCAACGCCGAGATCGCCAAGCAGCTTTCGGTGAGCTACTTCACCGCGCGAAACCACGTGGAGCAGGTGCTGTCGAAGCTGGGCGTGTCCACGCGCGCCGCGGTGGGCTCCATCCTGTACGGGCAGGGCTGA
- a CDS encoding HAMP domain-containing sensor histidine kinase translates to MDLGRMRLARRRSLVGGHLGSGVLAVASALTAVAALALVMAGGSLPRWVAPVTLAAAAIGLGAGAWLQRRAEREERRVRRAVADGLAHAVRTPLAQVHMQAEMLLAGRTPSPEEQERALMNIDGAARRLSRAVENAVAFASLSNPGLLLVPTTVDLGALIEDAAADAAGAFRARGIVLDADPPSGLLIDADRQALRLALDNLLDNALQHGAAGQHVLLAVGVDRGGRAVISITDEGDGVSKRDRLRIWHPFARLSAPGQPERNGGLGLAIVRAVAEGHGGDAWVEAAPRGGARFCISLPASTIPATSLPLAAAL, encoded by the coding sequence GTGGACCTGGGGCGGATGCGGCTGGCGCGGCGGCGGTCCTTGGTGGGGGGACATCTGGGCTCCGGCGTCCTGGCCGTGGCCTCGGCGCTGACCGCCGTCGCCGCGCTGGCGCTGGTGATGGCCGGCGGCTCGCTCCCCCGCTGGGTGGCTCCGGTCACGCTCGCGGCCGCGGCGATCGGACTGGGAGCTGGCGCCTGGCTTCAGCGCCGCGCCGAGCGCGAGGAGCGCCGCGTCCGCCGCGCCGTCGCGGACGGGCTGGCCCACGCGGTCCGCACGCCGCTGGCGCAGGTTCACATGCAGGCCGAGATGCTTCTCGCCGGCCGCACACCGTCGCCTGAGGAGCAGGAGCGTGCGTTGATGAACATCGACGGCGCCGCCCGCCGCCTGTCGCGCGCGGTGGAAAACGCCGTCGCCTTTGCAAGCCTGTCCAACCCCGGCCTGCTCCTCGTCCCCACGACCGTGGACCTCGGCGCGCTGATCGAGGATGCCGCCGCCGACGCCGCCGGCGCCTTCCGCGCACGCGGCATTGTGCTCGACGCCGATCCGCCCTCCGGCCTCCTGATCGACGCCGATCGGCAAGCGCTGCGGCTGGCGCTGGACAACCTGCTGGACAACGCCCTCCAGCACGGCGCGGCGGGGCAGCACGTGCTGTTGGCCGTCGGAGTGGATCGTGGCGGGCGGGCCGTGATCAGCATCACGGACGAGGGCGACGGTGTATCCAAGCGCGACCGGCTGCGCATCTGGCACCCATTCGCCCGTCTTTCCGCGCCGGGCCAGCCGGAGCGGAACGGGGGCCTGGGCCTGGCGATCGTCCGCGCGGTGGCGGAAGGCCACGGCGGCGACGCGTGGGTAGAAGCCGCCCCCCGCGGCGGCGCTCGCTTCTGCATCAGCCTCCCCGCGAGCACCATACCCGCTACTTCCCTGCCCCTCGCTGCGGCACTGTAG